TGACAGAAAGGGAACTCCGGAAAGGTCCCTTGGACCTGGAGCTGGATGTGGACTCCCCCATGACACTACTTCTGCAGTGGATCCTGAGGACAACTTCCATGGACTTATTCCTCTCCCTCTTGACCCCAGCCTCTAAGCTCTTGGTGGTCCTTCTGGCAACAATGTAAACTTTGAAATACATAATGAGAATGACCAACAAAGGTAGGTAGAAAGAGCAAAGAGAGGAGAAGAGGGCATAGCCGGGGTCCTGAGTGATGTCACACTGACTGTCATTGTCTGGTGGAGGCTCCTTCCACCCCAGGAGAGGTCCAATGGAGATGACCATGGAAGAAACCCATAGAAGGATGAGGATGACCACAGCCTTCTTTTCAGTCATGATCGTTGGGTATTTCAGAGAGTGCTTGACCCCTACATACCTGTCAATGGATATGATACAGAGACTCATAATAGAGGCAGTGCAGCAGAGCACATCCACAGCTGCCCAGATGTCACAGAAGATCCTTCCAAACACCCAAACCCCAAGAACCTCCAGTGTGGCAGAAAAGGGCAGCACTGTGGTACTGAGCAGAAGGTCAGCTATGGCCAGGTTGATGATGAAGTAGTTGGTCACAGTCTGTAGCTGCCTGTTGCATGCCACTGACAAGATGACCATGATGTTGCCCACAATGGCAAACAAGATAAAAACAGCCAAGACAACGCCAACACTTAATGCCTGCAGGCCCAAACCGTCCACCAGAGAGGTCCCATTAGTAGTCCCATTGCCACCAAGCAGGTGGTCCTGCTCTTCTGAACTGTTCCACAAGCTTTCATTGATGAAAAAAGTCATGTTCTCATCTCCATGTAGCCAGGTCTCAAATTCCTTGCAGAAGAAGGTTTAGGCATGGTGTCTTCTTCAAGACATCTTCACAAGGTCCCATCTTTGCAAGTACTCCTTGGTACCACATAGCCCAGCAGAGCTTCTGCCTTAGCTTCAGGAGGCACGGGAACTCATGAGAAACTTTGTGATGCACCTCCTTTGCATGACATGGTGTCTGAAGCTGCTACTTGTCTGAATCCTCAGCAGCAGCAGTGGGGATTGCAGCAGCTCCTCCCCAGTGTGAGCCTAAATGATGCTTCAAACCCAAAGTGGGTGCAAGAACCCTGCAATGACCTGGAGCTTCCAGTAGCATCTAGCTGATTCCACTCTCCATGGCAGCAGCACTACAAGGTCTCAGCAGCTCAGAGGAGCTTTGCAAAAACTCACATTGCATGGATAAGGAAGCCTCCCGGACTGTAATTCATTCACTTGGGCAGCCAggtctcctcccctctcttcctgTGATAGCTGCTACTCTCACAGTTATCTGAATGGCTGTTGCATTCTGCGGAGCCGCCACTAGAGGTCAGCAGTAGGCTTGAGTTATTGCTACTTTGTTGCAGATCAAAGTTGTtactttgtgttttctttttctttttttgttactgttttcctttctttttaaGCTACAACATCTGATCCCAACCTGCTCATGTAGTTACCGCAAATCTTCATCTTGATTGTATCCCGAGAAGCCAGTGTGATTAATTAGATTGATTGGAGATATTTCTCCTTCTCTATCGCAGGTACTTTGTATTCCTGCTGCTCAgtgttagggctcttttacacgaacGTCGTTGTGACGCAGAGTAGGCGTGTCAAAAAGTCGCATCTAAAAGAGCCTATGGTTTCCTATAGGTACTTTCAGATGATCGATTCTTTGATGCGACTAAAAAACTTCTGCGTCAAAAGATAGCACCATAAacgcgttttttttaaaataaccgtgtatctcagcaaaagatagggcaacatTTCTCTAAGCAACTAAAactcgctcatctgaatgaatgcattggaaaccaatactTCAGATTTTATCTCGCGGCTATACTAGCCGCATAAAAACGCTCACGTGAATAAGGCCTCAGGCCACTCTAACACAACCACATGCGTTTTTACGCTCGGTCATACGCGgtgaaaaattgcatg
The sequence above is a segment of the Eleutherodactylus coqui strain aEleCoq1 chromosome 7, aEleCoq1.hap1, whole genome shotgun sequence genome. Coding sequences within it:
- the ADRA1D gene encoding alpha-1D adrenergic receptor, with protein sequence MTFFINESLWNSSEEQDHLLGGNGTTNGTSLVDGLGLQALSVGVVLAVFILFAIVGNIMVILSVACNRQLQTVTNYFIINLAIADLLLSTTVLPFSATLEVLGVWVFGRIFCDIWAAVDVLCCTASIMSLCIISIDRYVGVKHSLKYPTIMTEKKAVVILILLWVSSMVISIGPLLGWKEPPPDNDSQCDITQDPGYALFSSLCSFYLPLLVILIMYFKVYIVARRTTKSLEAGVKRERNKSMEVVLRIHCRSSVMGESTSSSRSKGPFRSSLSVRLIKFSREKKAAKTLAIVVGVFILCWLPFFIVLPLGSFFPQLRPHEGVFKFIFWLGYFNSCVNPIIYPCSSKEFKRAFIRLLRCRFRRRRRPLWRVYDNQWRTSMTSSRRGSDTEQSTDLTSVNSSFIFNPGNHGIATRRKSMDFNGWKLISPFRNSSSQLKEKMNNLSNKIRNSSTKSNISASYKSEVESISMAVSNDFSELEYQMYDLTDCCGFRETDI